Below is a genomic region from Augochlora pura isolate Apur16 chromosome 2, APUR_v2.2.1, whole genome shotgun sequence.
GTAAATCGAAATGGAACAGGGTCCGCGGAGCTTAGAAGAGGTTAATAGGGGTCTAGGTTCGGATTGAAAATGACCGGAAGAGGCTAACCGTTCCCAAGGGCCGGTCCTGGTCCACTCGCGCGGCTGCTTCGACCTTATCTAAGGCTTTAACGAGCGCGCGATCTATTAGAGATAAGAGGAGTCCGGCCGAAGAATAAATGACGCAGGCGATAATAGCATCGTTCCTCTCTTCATCCGTCTTTGCCCTGCCGTGCGATTGATTTCACGCAACTCAAACGATTTCATTCAGtctccattattttttcttacgCTTTCATTCAATTCTCAACATTTCCTTTGTGAAATCAGGccttcgtttatttattgtagaGCTCGCCCCAGATTGCAATGGACACTGTACAGTGCCCCGGTATCGAACGTGCTAAAATTCAAGGACTCGCATACAAGAGGAATcatgtaaattcgaaataaaagatGTACTTTTGTAACCTGTGTAAAATGCTAGGAAATAAGAGGTTGAATGTCGACAATCGATTTATGTTTGCATTTCAATCTTTAAAAagcatgaaataaaataaagtaaatgagaagtgaataaaaatcgaaattatagGAGTAATATTCACACTAAAATTAGTATCTTCGTGACAATATtcaacccttagcactcggaAAAATTTTTTGATTATACATACCAGCAATTCTGTACAGATGCAAATGTTGCGATTTTACTACATAAAGTcaagttgaaataaaagtcATAAGccatttatactaatttttaaacgacgttattacaatatttgcCGCAAGTAACgcatatattgaataaataactccAATCGATAGATCAATAaacgtaaatgaaaaaattagcGATCCgttattttaacgagttctGTAATTGATAAgtaaacgattttatatttgtttattaattgtacatGATCATTTTACAGTATGAAAAAAgtagtaaataaaaagaaatgtcttTTTGATATCAATAAATAGTGACATCCGAGTACAAAGTATTAAACTTGTTacaagaaatatgaaaattggGGTCGCGGTGAACGATCGCGTACACAGGGGTTAACTATCGGTCATCAAGGAAGAATTGGGGAACGGTTGGTGCACGGCTCGGAATcggtagaaaaatatgaaatataaaaaagaaggaaagcGTTGGGAGGGAAGGGATGATGGAAACAGCGTCGGAACAAAGAGCGGCTAGAAGTTTTGGTCGGGGCCAAGCAAAAGTTATTCTTGCCGGGTTCGGTGGCCGTGTTCCCGGCGTTTCGcggaaagaggaaaagagcaGCGCTGCCTTTCGTCGCGTCGAAAAGCAGAGAAGAGCGGAGAGAGTCTTGGCAGCGTAAGCCTCGGAGATATATTGTCCGTTTGAATAACGTTGTAGGTGCTCTTGGGGGCCCACTCCGCGCCGGCAGCGGCCGTTTATTAAACGAATCAGTGTTATCGCGGTGAGAGAGCCCTCATGAATAAACCATCGAGTGTTTAGGGCGGCGGAAAGGTGGCGTGGCATCGGAGGGGGTTACGGCCTCGGTAGTAACCGCTTCCACCTTCCCGTGgcccccggcgcggcgcggcgcggcgcggcagagAAAGGGGGCAGGATGTGCAAACTCTAACGGGCTAGGGGCGGTAAGCTCGCCACGGGGTGCggctatattgttttcttgatGAGCGCGAAACATCCCCCGAATCTCCGCCCGTATACCGGATAATTTTGCGCGTCACCCGGTGCCGCGGCAACTTTCGCGCCTTGGAAAGCTCACGAGGGCCGGCCGCGATGCATCATCGCCTGCAGTTTCTGCGGGATCACCGTATATCCGACCTGTACGAATCTCGAGTGCAGCTACGCAGCTGCGAACTTTCTACTGccacatttttctatttaatcgcTTTTTCTCCTGtgtaattttctgttaaaaacTGTTGAGAGACCGCCTGATAACTCCAGTGGCTGCAAGGATGACCGCCGCAAGTCACATGTTTTCACTTCCGACATATTGTCAAATTATGATCACTTCGTATTAGCAGCGTTTCAAATTGCACCACCTTTTTCTGTCTATAGAATTTGTATTCGCTatgaatttgtttatgaatACGTAAATCCTATGTGGAACTGAGAATTcatttagataataaatttcactttGCACTATGCAACATACCAGACTCGTTGAGAAGATTGTGAACGTAATCTACAAAATATGGTAGCCAAAACTGGGTCGATGTTGACATAAAATCGTGATCActcgaaatttcttttttgaaCTGGATGACTCTATTTTGAAGTGGACTGTCCAAATTTTAATCTTATATTAgttctgttaaaaaaattacacaaGAACGCCATTTAAACTCGAGTCGCTGTTGATTTCGCGGTTATTATTTAACCTGCGCTACTTCGTCTTAAAACAGACACTTCTATTTTGGATTTGAATTCAatgatattaagaaaactcCATAGCTGGAACATAACTTACAATCtacttgaaattttcaataaaaatcgaatcatttttgttcAAGTTAAGAACTGAAATTTTACGATTTCTTGAAGCTGTTCCGAATTTTCTATGGAAGCAAAATGACCCTgtctcaaaataaaatgttcaaattttaatttgagaCCAATGGTatgaatttttcgatatttcaaatatttgtttcttcgttcattgtgtttcaataatttaataaaatgttatataactTCTCCTTAGCAGTATCAATCTTTTACATATCTTCCGCAAAAGAACAATCTTAAGAAAAGCGAGGATatcgttaatttaaaaaagaacattCTACAACCAtagtatacataaataaatgacaatataacttgataaaaattccAGAAGGATGTAGTATCGTTAAACATACAATATTATGAAAAGTTgttgatttagaaaaaaacTTTAAATTCTGCTTCTTCAATAATCGAAgaccaattaaaaaaaagactGTCAAGATTTTTCAATACATTATGCAAGTACTACAAGATTTagatattctttataaaaaaacgATTTCGAATTTCGACTTCGGTTCTATTTATCAGACAGATCGATGTGTTTGTTTCGTCGCCAACAATATTGTCGTTCCACTTGATGTTTACTTGATGCATTGATTATACTACTGCTTAGACAGTGAACAAAGTCCGGCGACcagttgaattaatttataatacaacaaaCGTGTGGAAGAAAATGTATGacttaaacaaatttgtcgAACAACGGccatatttgatttttatttattacgagaAGAAGCAACGTATAATAGTCTCGTCGATGGCaataaaagagataaaaagcAAGACAATGGAAGCACcaaaaatagtataaactGGTTGGTTGACTTGCATAACCTGGCATTGGCCCTCGTAGCAGGGAGAGTGGGTGAAGCTGGAGGTACAGTCGCATACCGTATTGAGGTGTAAAGGTATTCCTTCCACGGGGGTTGGAGTGGGGGCGATAAGGGCTGAAATCACCGGGGGCAAAGGTCGCTCAGTTACACTCTGTCCACCGTCCGGTACGTTTTATTCCGGGGATATCTTCGTTTTATCGGACCCGGTAATCAAAATTTGTGCGTCTACATTCGTGCGTGGGTCAAATTGATAATGGTGTGACCTCCTACTAAATCTAGCGGGATCGCTTTTAGCGCACGATCGAAGATCTTTGGAAGATCACGCGGGAAACATTGCAAGAATAATTGTTCACGAATGATCGAACGGTAAAAACAATTCTCCACGTTGCGGTCGTGCTGAACGTTGCAACTGTTTACGCACGACAGGATTCGAGTGCgattagataattttaatcaaaggAGACAAGTTTCGGCAGTGAACACTGAACTGTTTGTGTTCTGTCTACTGGATAAAGGTTTAAATCGTTTCTACAGGCAATGCTTGTCATAATCGTTGATCGTTTGGAAATGAATACTTGAAAAGTTAAACTGAGAAAGGAGCTctgtacaattaaaatgtaatgtaaaagTGAAAATGCAAATGCTCGGGAACGAAGCAAATGTCATTGGCAATTACAGTATTGTACACGTGCTCGATGATCGCAAGGAGGTTGACGATGGGCCCGTCAACCACCGTTGATCATACGGTGAAGGATTAGGCTTACAACACCTTCTTCCGTCACGTAATGTGGAGGATTCAAACGCATCCGCTGCATCTTCAGCAGGATACCAGATTCCACCCTTCGGCAGCTGCCATTCTATACAACGGTAGTTACTATTTCAAACTTAATTTAGCACTACCGGGTATTAAAGGCGACTAATATTCGATGATTTACAAGAATAATAAGACTAAACGTCGTTTAAACttctagatatttttattgtaacatatcctccatttaagaaatttaatcaattagcGTCTCTACAATTTTAACggatttcaaataaaaattgcgaaactGGTCAGATTGACCGTCATGgcaggtttagtgttaatagaTTGTTCCATCAACTTTTGTGCATTTCAGCAGAAATAATTGCTATGCGAGAATTCGATACAATTGAATTCAGGTAAATTAGTCGTAGTTAATTTTCGGTTTCCTTAAAaaatcagttttatttaatattaaaataatgataactTCGTAATCTCCGAACATAATGGTCTGTCATCAGACACTGCTAAGTATCTActtgtatgtaaaaaatagcAAGCTACATAGATTACTGCATTAATACTGGAACTACCGAGTCCTAATCgcaattattgtatattgttttataataatgagaatatttgatttatttgaactTTATAGGATTTCTATCATATTAGATGCTTGAATAAAGAAGTTTATCTAAGAATTTTTCATGTAagcttttttataatattagggaaagaaaaaatcaGAGACCAGTATTTTGACTGATTTGGTACTGCTAGTGTTAAATATGCATCAATGCACTGAAGAAATCATGATTGACTTTCACAACTTTATCCATATTTCAAAACCGTAAAAATGCGACTCAAACATTTCTCTCTAGGACTATTAGTAACAATAAACATCGCAAtgtgacaattttaaataagataCTGCACATCTTCCAACCCTATTTGTGTTGCATACATCCTATTTGGTCACAACAAAACTGGTcagaaatgcaaaataatcAAATCTTATGTCCATCACCGAAAACAAACTAAACGAATCGATGTAGTTAGTAACAAAAAATAAGATAGagttgaaacaaataattgtttacaaaCGTTCTAGCCACTGTTGAACAGTCTCCCCTTCTGTCCCATCGCTAGCCCTTTCATCGCTCCTGTCTGCGGATCGACCTCGCCTTCGTGCCGAGACAAATTCGGCGGAGTCGGTGCATGCGTATCTCTGCTTCCTGTTCGCAGAGAGGTTCAGCCTCCTGCAACGGACTTGCTCGCTGATTGGATCGACAGCTGGAGCCGGTGGTTCCGGGGCGGTCGGGGGCGGACAGGTCCAACTCTGGCAATTCCTGTTGGAGCTGCTCGCGGATTCGTCAAATTCCACCTGCATCGCGTGGGAGGGCTCGAACGGGGAGTTCAAGCTTACCGATCCGGACGAGGTTGCGCGCAGATGGGGAGAACGGAAGAGCAAGCCAAACATGAACTACGACAAACTGTCGCGGGCACTCAGGTAAACCGAAAAGATCATAACTAGACTCTAACCAGTGTGGCCTAGTTCATTTTTTAACTGAATGCATCCTTGAGACTCAGAAGTCTAACAATTTAAGTAATCTAGCAGACaagtgaacaatatttataattcataataattgattGATCATCCCAACtagttatacaaaaatttaaaaactatagaCTCTAATCTTAAAACGAGCTGATTACTCACACAGGAAAATGTTAAGAAgcattttaaaacattgtctACCTGATTCATACAAGATAGTGTCAGCAGACAATATCATTTTGAATGATTGCTCAGATTAAAGATGTCTATACAATATTAGTTGAGGGAGAACTTTTCATAAGTCTTCAATGATGTTCTAatcaaataactttttcataaTGTATCATGACGGTTGAAAATGTTCGTTAATAAGAAGATTTATGACGTTACAGGTACTACtacgacaaaaatataatgacGAAGGTCCACGGGAAGCGTTACGCCTACAAATTCGATTTTCACGGACTAATGATGGCCTGTCAAGCGCAGGCTGGTGTTACATTAGAATCGTCGCCAACGAGCCGAGGTACAGGCGCAAATTGTCATCCTCATCATTCGCATCACACTCACCACTTGTATCCAACAGGAGCATCGGGTTCGCAACATCCTACGGTACCCGTACCTCCATCGGCTCCACCGCAACCACCGCCACCCCCGCATTATTGTTGGCCTTATCACCGATACTCTCCGCCTACGTAACATAAGATACCGATCGCGGTTAAGCATCTTTTGCAAAACGGAGATAGATCTGATGTATTGGTATTAGACCGCCGTGCAAATACCGTTTACAAGGCTTTTGTTACATGAAGAGGAAATAATCTTTGCTAAAACCGTTGTTATAAATGCGAAAGTTTGCTGTTGTAAAATGCAATTTGAATGAATAAGTTTTCGTAAATTCGGACGATCTTTGCTTCTTTTTATAACAAGCACACGGGCTGCgagtttattgatttataatgtTAAGGAAAATTGGAATGGTGCGACGAATAAATGAGATTTTACTGTCtataatatgtttataataagGTCTATAATGTGGTTGCAAATCGTTGCAACTGTAACTTCGACTACCATTCTAAAAACAAAGTTATCTAGAGAATGACACTCTTTAATCCTACGGTGATCGTTCTTTGAtattatgaaaagaaaaatagttaatCCTGTTAATGCCATACGGAACAATCGTAattcgtaaattaaaatatttatacctcttctttataaaactaaaatcgctgtaaataaattgcactGTTTTGACGGATAAAGTGGTAATATAGTTATCCTCGCTAAATATTCTCAATAAATGTACTGTACAGTTTATAAGCGAAGTGtttactttgtaattatttcaataaataattgaaggagtatgatgaataaaaatttattgaaaaatatatattaatgcatttcttgttttttgaaatttccttCACATGTGCAACAACAggattatgattattattaaaaatatttacattaaatttttaagtgaaAAAAATTCATAGATACCATCCTTACcgatattcgaaaaatttggATATTTCATCGATGTTCGTAAAGCGTCACATAGGCGTCACTGCTTGTTAATTACGTGACCAATCAGAAGTGTCACAGAGTACAAGCAAAGGACCGCGTGCTCAATGGGTGCCATATCTCTTTCTTCGTGAGAAAAGGTAAATGGAAGCACGTCGCATGGCAATGCATTAAAAATCCGGATATTGTACTGCCatcgacaattattttctgtgaaaaAGTCTCAATATGTGAGACGGAAAGCATAATCATTAacattttcttgttatttcAGCTTCCCGGTACTTCAGAAACATGTCGGACGTAGAGAAGTAAGTACGTTGTCTACAATTATGATCAACACGTTTTTTCTTGACTAGAAGAAgtgttttttataaaaaccatagatttcattttatgaaaaatctgTACTAACTTTGctacaaaaattaaactagTTTCGAAAGCTCGGAAACGTTCCGGGAAATTAGTACATAACCTTCAGGATTCATATGTCAATTACTGAATACTGTATTTACAAGCAATATAGTACAGgacataaatattttgtttcttttttatagtGACGATGCTCCAGCGACGATTTCAACGGGAGGCTTACTCGATGTAAACTCAGCCCTCCAAGAGGTTCTTAAAAATGCTTTGATTCATGATGGAGTTGTTCATGGCCTTCATGAGGCAGCCAAAGCTTTGGACAAGTATGTTTCATAAACCTTATTATGCTACCAATACTTATTAGTTAGAAATTTTTTGTGATGATACATACAGGTTCCCTCTTCTGAGATGAACCCGTTACAAAAAATCTTAACAGTGCTGTCTATAACCTTATCTGAATTGAAAATAAGCTATTACTACaagtgtttattaaaaaatcaaattgttatttgaatgctatatcttttatttcagGAGACAAGCTATGCTGTGTATCTTAGCTGAAAATTGCGATGAACCCATATACAAAAAACTTGTTCAAGCATTGTGCAATGAACATCAGATCCCATTAATTAAggtagataataataaaaaactgGGTGAATGGGCTGGACTATGCAAAATCGACAGTGCTGGTAAAGCTAGGAAAGTTGTCGGGTGCTCCTGTGTTGTTATAAAGGTATAAATACTTGATAaagtgaattataatttttgattatgGCAAATGATGATACCATAGGCTCCCTCTACTGAGAGAacccaaataaatattaccatGCTGTCATGCCTTTCTGACCTTAATGACGATTTTGATACTTTTAtagtttttcaaaaatgtgtCATATTAACTGGtgtattttctaattttaggACTTTGGAGAAGACACTCCTGCAAAGGATGTTGTGatggaatatttcaaacaaagtTCTGTACACTGAGactctttttaataaaatattctacataaTATTGTACGTACTGTTCGTTCAatccatatttatttttatttatagaatatattaaaatgaataccgaataacattttaaaaactgatttCCTTTTCTTAAGCTGGAAActaacttaaaaattaaatttttgttagtgTACATACCAAAAACACAGCTACAGATATTGAACATACTGTATGCCCtattttgattaattctgCTGTTTACATTCTTCgtgtttcgtaattttatCACAAATAACTTTATGTTTTGTCCAGTCTTTTACTTGGCATTCTCTaggataattattcaattaaaatatctggTAATGTTTTAGACTCCATTTTGTTTCTCAAAAGAAGACACGTATTGTACGTTATAATAGCTTTCCACCTCACAGCAATTTCGGAACATATGATTAAAGTTGGGTGGATAGCCATTGTGATAGTCAGTGAATACAAAGCTTTTTCTTTCGAAGAACTATAACATAAATGAAGTGTTCATTACCTCCCGCAATACCAAGCTGATTTACATTTGGAACAACGTTTTTGAGACACTCCTTGACACAAAAAGCATTCTTTCATCTCAATAGAATCCAATTTATCCAAATCGTAAGCGTCGCTTAAAATCTGCGCTGCACTTTTAACGTCTTCTGTATTCGTTgtgaatagaaattttgcCTGACGTTTTGCcaattttttccatttcttatGGTATTTTTCTAAGAGCGATGCTTGTATctgttaacaatttcgttTGATTGATTGAAAACGATtttgttatcattattaaattttgaattaactGCGGCTGACCTGTAGCATAACTTCAACGTTTGGGGGTCGCGGTGCTTTAGACTGCGCTGATGATACACTTACGCAACTCAACCATCTTTTTAGATCCAGCAAAGGTGAAATTTGATCTAGTACAGTTTCATGTAGATATTTCTGCAACtaatttttagaacaattgGTATACTATCAActattcaaatttcattttcacgtAGTACTACCTTCATCAAATGAGTTAATCTGTATTCTGTAAGTTCGTAATATGGCGCACTTTTTGGATTTAGCAGTAATTCTCTTAAACCAATCCAAACTTGTCCTTCGATTTTCGatactttttcttcttcaccagacttaatttttttccaGGAACCATCGTATACCATATTTTCACCTGAGAATTTATGGTTTTATCGAAATCGTTATTTCGATTCTCCTCATGCAATATATAGGTTTAAATACCGTCATCATTTGTTTTTATCCACGGACGATTTTCAATTAGATCAACTAGCAGATATGGTACGTCGTGTGTAGACAGCATACGGGATAAAATGGAAAGCGGCAAATTATCTGAGAATTCTGCTAAATAACGAAGAATCGAAATACATCGCATACCGATATCAAACTtcagttctttttttctttctagtATTTCTTCGATGCAAGAACTAATAAATAGCGAATATGAGTACAGAATCTGATTacatgatttaataattcataatgaCTTACTTAGGTTTTTTCACATTTTCGTAAACTTCATTAGCCAGGGGGGACACAATTTCGTAAACACATGTAATCGCGTAATCGACAAGATCGAGAGCCGTGTCTTCAATAGTTTCTGTACTTTCACAATGAAATAATACACTCTCCAGTAACGAGACAGCCAAATCTTCGTGATAAAGTACAGTGAAAAacataaatgtattttgtggttcagaatttatttgtagcaAAAGGGGAAATACTTTGTGTTTCCACAAATGGATTTGGATTGCTTCGTATATAAGAATCGGAATCTACAATATTATGacgatatttgtaatttatttttggaaaaaagaGCAGTTAAAAAAGGTTTATAATCATACTAACTGTCCatttcacttttatattacaaatatttagtaatgGGAATGAGATGAACAATTGTTACGACTATGCCATTGCCATTATGTAAATCACAAAAGCAAATATTTGATGTACCTTCttgtaagaaacaaataattctttaacgCTCTCTTCTCTTAACGTGTTAACTTCAAGAACGCTCTGTTGATTTAATAACATCAATCTTTTATGAAATTCGTACCAACTAAAAATGACGATAAGATACATGTAGAAATAATAGCTATTTTTAACGGATTGCACAGAATTTACCCTTTAGTTCCAATATCTTCAAGCTGTGATGTTTGTAAACTTTGTATATAAGTTTCGATTTCCCATGGTGTAATTATACATTCTCTGAGGCTTGACATTTTTATGCGAACGAAGGAAAGGGTGTCGTCAACGAAAGTCAACcatttgtaaacaaaatttcgtaATCGGTGTCCTTGACAATGGCAGTCGCCTCGAACCCGAAGGGTTGCGATTGGAATGTTTCGGTAAATCgtaaatttaaagaatgtaATAAAGATAGCAGTGTAAAGTATTATAGAAGTTTGTAATTAGATATTACTTTACTttagagaataattttagtaactaTAATGCTAGACACATATGTACTTCTCTTACGGAACTATTTTCCTAGTTATACAGGAAAAAGAATATTCAGTAGTACAATATACgaaagtagaatattttatttgttagcAAAACTGGCTATTTGTAAGCAAAAACGGAAAAATGGcgcattatttaatactgtaatGTTACAAAGGTTTATCACATAAAAATATCACACCAATTTCTAACAGAATGAACATCTATCAAAACTATTTAAAAGTATGGA
It encodes:
- the Zmynd10 gene encoding zinc finger MYND-type containing 10, with the protein product MTIAICSICKDNLMDCDNIYHTECGHVFHYHCLGQWLERSKSCPQCRDKVTRQKIHRLHLTLSSSQGAEEDSCSLKEKIQNLEFKIRLKEKDIQYYTSKNITLDKQNDGLKREVRKVESELRKQSSTLYQLEMQHESCSIVKKELIQMKCKVDELKPLEILFNAPVGDVMRMVGNTKDPDTLIRYISVLKKEFAESINKRKKLCMTLKKCQEDVAKANSKYESLQGERSKRMELEEKLAFSESRNMALQKRVEELEKILGINESDNIPDFQGINIEENNDDKNDNDEVITKPVEAVIKDKKKNPDKSRQSILPSKRKERELSEFTIPKKKKEDANIRKHSSTENHNVILQTSIILYTAIFITFFKFTIYRNIPIATLRVRGDCHCQGHRLRNFVYKWLTFVDDTLSFVRIKMSSLRECIITPWEIETYIQSLQTSQLEDIGTKGWYEFHKRLMLLNQQSVLEVNTLREESVKELFVSYKKIPILIYEAIQIHLWKHKVFPLLLQINSEPQNTFMFFTVLYHEDLAVSLLESVLFHCESTETIEDTALDLVDYAITCVYEIVSPLANEVYENVKKPNSCIEEILERKKELKFDIGMRCISILRYLAEFSDNLPLSILSRMLSTHDVPYLLVDLIENRPWIKTNDDGENMVYDGSWKKIKSGEEEKVSKIEGQVWIGLRELLLNPKSAPYYELTEYRLTHLMKLQKYLHETVLDQISPLLDLKRWLSCVSVSSAQSKAPRPPNVEVMLQIQASLLEKYHKKWKKLAKRQAKFLFTTNTEDVKSAAQILSDAYDLDKLDSIEMKECFLCQGVSQKRCSKCKSAWYCGRECQVKDWTKHKVICDKITKHEECKQQN
- the LOC144478410 gene encoding protein c-ets-1-B; amino-acid sequence: MWRIQTHPLHLQQDTRFHPSAAAILYNERFSLLQRTCSLIGSTAGAGGSGAVGGGQVQLWQFLLELLADSSNSTCIAWEGSNGEFKLTDPDEVARRWGERKSKPNMNYDKLSRALRYYYDKNIMTKVHGKRYAYKFDFHGLMMACQAQAGVTLESSPTSRGTGANCHPHHSHHTHHLYPTGASGSQHPTVPVPPSAPPQPPPPPHYCWPYHRYSPPT
- the Rps12 gene encoding ribosomal protein S12, which translates into the protein MSDVENDDAPATISTGGLLDVNSALQEVLKNALIHDGVVHGLHEAAKALDKRQAMLCILAENCDEPIYKKLVQALCNEHQIPLIKVDNNKKLGEWAGLCKIDSAGKARKVVGCSCVVIKDFGEDTPAKDVVMEYFKQSSVH